The DNA window GGGTGCTGTGCACGCAGAGGCACAGGATGGGAAGAGGGGACCAGGGCTGCTGGCTGACATTACCTGCGTAGAACTCGGGGCCATAGACTGCTCCCACTACTGGGTTCAGCTTCCAGCCTGTTGGCAGAGAGAAGTGGTAAGGCTGAGGGCACCTCCATGCAGTGGTCACCTCCACCCCAGCTGGGCTCCAAGACCCCACAGCTCCTGTCCCCGGATGCAGGGTATGAGGTACCTAGAGGGGCTGCACCCCGCATTGGGCAGAGTGGCTGCTCCCACGTGTCCCCAAGGGCACGGAGGGTGTTTGCTGCAGGAGCTCAGTGGCAGCCTGCCAGTGAGGAAGCGCGGGTGCCCAGGGACGATGCCCCTGCCTGCCACAGTTTCAACTCTCCTTGTGCCTTACCATTGGTGTAGGGGTTGGCAGCCTTCTTGTTCGTCATGACCCGGGCCGTGGCGTTGTTCAcctgtggagagaagggatgggaGCTCAGTGCCTGTGGGCAGTGGAGCTGACGAGGCCACGGTCCAGGGCCTGCTCGGCTGAACTTGGCACGCGTCGCTGCTGCTTCAGATGCCGGAGCAAAGGACACTGGCTGCACGAGGAGACGCAGGAGGAGTCTGCCTGCAGCCACCCTGCCGTCACACAGTCCTGCCCACACCTCTGGCCAGCCCCATGCCTCCTGGCTCCTGTTCTGGCTCCAGCAACGAGCACTGATCAGGCTGGTGGCTGACACCTCAGCTGCCGTGGTGCTGCGTTCAGACCAAGCCCTGAGGTGCTGCCACCAGGCTTGGCCACCTCCCATTCCCAGCTTACACTTGACCCTGCCTGCAGGAAGAAGGTGCCTGCTGCAGGAGCCTGGAAGCACCCATGAGCTCCTGCCCAGCTTTGTTGGATCATATTCTCTAGCAGGCACAACCTATCCTCATGGCATCACTTCACCCTGCCAGGCTGCCCTTCCCTGCACTCAGTACTGCCAGGGATGCTCCCTCTGCCACACGTTGCCCTGCTTCCCATCGCTCGCTGGGGATCAGCAAAGTGCTGCCACTCAACGAGCTAAGCCTGATCCCTCTGCCTGGcttgaagaaataaaagcctCGGGGGTGCCAGGCGGCGTGGCAGCTGCCCGCACGGCGCACGTGGGAGCCCTGTGTTGTATCCTCCTCTGCTGGAAGCAGGGATGGCGTGTGGAGCAGAGAGGCCCCCTGCTCTCCACAGAGCTCAGGGTGGGCACAGAGGCTGTGGGCAGCTGGGGTCTGCCAGATTCCTCTGTAACAGGGCAAAACCTAGGTCGTTGCCTCAGCTTTCCCTGCATGAGGAAGGTTTGTTTGAGCCAGATGCTCCAAGTGCCAAGTGCCAACCTTCCTGGCAACTGGCACGCATGCTCCCATGCTGCATTCACCGACACATGCACGCGCCGGGCAAACCTCCCCTGGGACATGCGGGACTAGGGTGGGACCTGGGGTTGCCCTGATGTGTCCCCTGCCCTGGCTCTCCCCTGCCCACGGtccctgggcagctctgccctgcctgcagcccccgGGCAGGTCGGAGGGGACGCACGCACACGCAGGCATGGCACTAGCACACTTATCTGAGCACCTCAATCTTCCGGCCCTCTACGATGGTGCCATTCAGCTTCTCCCGTGCCCGGTCGGCATCTGTGCTAGTTTCAAAAGTTACAAACCCAAAACCCTGtgagcagaggagaaaaggagaaagaaagagacagagagagacagagagagggtgcggggacagagagagagagggggtgAATCAGGAGAGCTGGCGCAGGAGATGAGGTTGCCGCAGTGCAGAGATGGAGAGCCTGGGTCGAGGCCCCTGCTGGATCCAGGGGTCCCGGCTGAGGCCCCAGCATCGCTCACGAGCTAGGAGAAGAGTCTGGGAGAGGGGCACAGAAAGCAGGGAAGATACAACAGAGACATCCACACACAGAGGGGCatgagttgtctgtgtagtgCGGGGCAGAGTgagctctcccctccctccgGTGCTTGGGGTGCAGGGACCTGCCTGGGCCCCTGGCCGGCACAGGGCAGGGGGATGGGGCTGCCCAAGGTGGGGTACCCTATTCTTGGGTCCCACAGggcaggaagggaggagaaagcGGGTAGAGGAGCACCCAGGCATCCCAGCTCCACTTGGCCCCCTCCCCGGGGCTTATATAATGCTATATAATGGTGCCAGCCACGAGCAGCACTCACCTTGGAGCCCCGCTCGTTGAAAATGATCTCCACATCCAGGATCTTCCCGAATTGCTGCAAGCAGAGAGAGCAGAGGGGTGAGCGCCCGCAGAGCCCACAGTCCCGGGGCTGATGGCACAGGGACAGGCAGGGGGTTGCTTTGGCACCTGGACTAGGGGCTGACAGTGCTGTGCAGGGGAGAACCTGAGCACAGCTCCCATCCCTCCTGCTCCATCCTCTTCCAGGATTTGAGGAATGTCACCCAAGCCCTCATTAACCCACACTGCTCTGAAACCTAAtgagggctgggaaggggacgAGGGGGACAAGGGCTCTGTGTTGCTCCCTCCTCCACGCATGGGCCTTGGTCTGACAGCCTGGCTGTTAACCAGGGGGCTAATCCTGCTAATCACCGCTCCTAGCAGCACGGAGACACCCAGGCACGCCACGGAAGGGCCCTCAGGATGGGACAGTGCTGGGATCTCCATGGTGCCGTGGCACCTAAGCAGAGAGCAGGGAATGCAGGTGGCTGGATGCAACTCACTCCAAACATTTGCCGCAGGTCGGGGTCCCGGAATCGGAAGGGGATGTTGGAGACGTGTAACCTCTTGGGCTGCTgcttgtctgtgttgtctgaggaGTGTAGCTGCTGGCTGTCTGTCTGTGCCGCCTCGTCTGTCTGCTGTGGGAAGCAACACTGGCTGTCAGTCCCTTGCCTTGCcagccccatgtccccctgcgGGCGTCTGAGCTTGGGGACTGTCCCCTCCCCTTTGCCTGGCCCCAAGACAATGCAGTCTTCAAGCTCCAGGTAGCACCTCGTGGTCCTCTCTCCAGCAGCCGGTGCAATGCAAGAGCCCTGTTCTTGGGAGGGACGCAGGGGTGGGGGTTCCAGTATTCCCTGCATGGACTGGCTGGGGGGAAGCCAAAGGGAATCTCTGCTTGTGAGGTATCAGGGAAAGCCCAGGCTGGTGAACAAGCTACCAGCGCTGCTTGTACCTCCCCACCTTGGCCGGTGCGGCCAGCGGGGCTAAGgcatcacctgctccatgaggGATGCTGGGGACTTGGGAGGGGGGGTGGTgctggggggcacagagagcacgccctggggagggggaggcttGGGAGAGGGGGGGAGATGACCCACCACGGAAAGCTGGTGGCCTCACCGACCTTTGTGCCCTTGCTCAGCCCAGGGCCACGGCACACAGGTGTttttggggcagggggtggcagACCCCTCATGTGGGGCTGCCGCTGCGGAGCTGGGAAGTGCTCAGCTCAGCACTTTCCTCGGCACTGCATTACAACCCCATAATTGAAGCTATCTGGTGGGAAGGCAGCCAAGCAGGTAGATTACAAGTGATTAGAAATGATGGGAGGGTCTGTGAGGGAGAACGACGGTGCTTGCAGTGGGGGCACCCAGCCCAGTGCCCCATGGGAGCCCAGCCGAGCGagtgctgctgccctggcacCGATCTTGGCAGCTCTGGCACTGCCCTTGgatcccttcccaccccactgGACATCGCTTACCGGTACCGTCTGCGTCCCTGCTATGGACTGTGTGCTGGCGTCGGTGCCCGGCTGCTCGGCGTGGCTCTGTGCTGGTGTGTAGAGGGTCATGGCGTGCTCCGGTACTGTGCTTTGCCCCGAGTAGTCCTGCGTGGGGTGGGGGTGCGGCGGTGCGTATTCTGCGGGGATCCCGttctgggggggtgggggataCTGGGCCGGGGGGTAGGGTTGAGCCATCGCGTCCGGCGGAGCCGTGGCGTCCTGGTTACCCTGCCAAGACAGCGGCACCGTCCCCCTTACCCATCAACATCCCCTGGTTGCCTGGGCTGACACCTGTCCTGGGAAAGGGGTCCTGGTCCCCGCAGCCAGACCCAGGGTCCCCAGCATCACCACGCCCCAGCCTTTGGTGTGTTCCCACCCTAAACCCAGGGCTGTCTCTGCTGTGGCAGCTCTAAGGTTGCATCGCCCGCAGTCAAGCCCCCATTCTGTCCCGTCCCAGCCCATGGGAGGACACAGCCCTCTGTGGAGCCTGAGCAGGGAGCTTGCAAATCGCCCTCTCcttggggaagaaaagcagaacaaccCTCAGTCTGGAGCCCTGCATGGGGCAAAGCAAAGCCAGGCTGGCACCATCGCTCCGGGGAGGCTGCACAGCATCAGGACCTGCCAGCAGCAAACCTGGTGAGGGTAGCAGCAGCAAAGGGGAATGGGACCAGGAAAGCAGGGAGTAGGGCCCAAGGAGAGGAAGGATGTTGACAACCCCTCGGCAAACACCAGACGAGGATCAATTAATTGCTAAATATTTGATTAGGCCCTTTGCTCTAACGCAGCTGGCCTGGCTACCCTGGTCAAACAGGGTGAGCTTCACCTGTGCCGTGGGTTGAGGGCTGCCCGGTGCCTGCTGGGGAGGTTGGTGTGGGGCTGCCAGCCTGCCCCCCTCCTACACACCTACCCAATCCATCCCTCGTAACCCCGCGTGCACCCGTGGGCTCTCCTCCCTCGCACCCGCTGCGCACACAGCCGCCCAGCGCGctgcatggcagcagctgccgcCGGCAGCCGAGCAGCTGCGAACGTCTGAGCCAGCGCACGGGGCAGCGCTGGCAGCCCCTTGGATGCTTTACAACCTGCCGCGGCAGCCTCTCGCCCATGAAATACATCTGTGGCTCAGCCTGTGGAGACAAGCTCCTTAATTGTGTGTGCGGCCGATTTATGGTGCGGAGGGACAGTGAGAGGGAGGGCGTGGGGGGCTGCGCTGCCAGCCGCCGTCCCCCAGCCAGCAGGGCCATCGTGCCTGTTGGGGAGGCAGCAGATCCCCATGCCGGGGGCTCGGCAGGGACCACAGGCAAACCCAGCATGCATAATCCTCCTGCTACAGATCTGCAAGTCATCGGCAGGCTTGCCAGCGCCTTCCCGTGCTGACTCAGCTGCTTGGGGACGTGCCAGCCAGATGCACCTGCCAGCGCGCGGCCCGGGGCTGCCGATGCTGCAGGATGGTGGAGCCCCAGCCCCGGCACTGCCCCTGAGCTCCTGCCTGCTCCATGGGTGCAAACCCCACCTCACAGCCTGGAGGATTTCCATCCTGTGCTCAGGCTGGCCCTGGTGCCTGAGACCAAACAGTCACTGCGGTCACACACACAGCACCTGATCgtccctgcctgcatccctgatGCCCAGGGCCTGATCgtccctgcctgcatccctgatGCCCAGGGCCTGATCgtccctgcctgcatccctgatGCCCAGGGCCTGatcctccctgcctgcatccctgatGCCCAGGGCCTGatcctccctgcctgcatccctgatACCCAGAGCCTGatcctccctgcctgcatccctgatACCCACAGCCTGatcctccctgcctgcatcctTGATACCCAGGGTCTGATCCTCCCTGCCTGCAACCCCGACACCCAGTCTGatcctccctgcctgcatcctTGATACCCAGGGTCTGatcctccctgcctgcatccctgatGCCCAGGGCCTGatcctccctgcctgcatccctgatACCCAGGGCCTGatcctccctgcctgcatccctgatACCCAGTCTGatcctccctgcctgcatccctgatACCCAGGGCCTGATCCTCCCTAGCTGCATGACTGATTCCCAGTGCTTCACCCTCCCTGCCTTTGTGCACGgagccagcagcaggagcagcctgtAGTGCTCCCACATGCTCTGCTTTGGACACTTGTCCTTGCTGTCACCACAGCCAGGAACAGCCACCGTCACAGCGAGGACGGGCACTGCTGCCCAGGCAGGAAGAGCCAGCGGGCAGGGGGATGCAAACAGAAGCTGGGGCAGGGACTGTCCCCACCTGCCCGGGTCTGCAGCCCCGCTGGCTCCTTGCCAGCCCATCCCAACAAGCCACACTCATATCTGTTATTAATTAGGGCTGTTGCAGTGCT is part of the Phaenicophaeus curvirostris isolate KB17595 chromosome 19, BPBGC_Pcur_1.0, whole genome shotgun sequence genome and encodes:
- the RBFOX3 gene encoding RNA binding protein fox-1 homolog 3 isoform X5, with protein sequence MAQPYPPAQYPPPPQNGIPAEYAPPHPHPTQDYSGQSTVPEHAMTLYTPAQSHAEQPGTDASTQSIAGTQTVPQTDEAAQTDSQQLHSSDNTDKQQPKRLHVSNIPFRFRDPDLRQMFGQFGKILDVEIIFNERGSKGFGFVTFETSTDADRAREKLNGTIVEGRKIEVNNATARVMTNKKAANPYTNGWKLNPVVGAVYGPEFYAVTGFPYPATGTAVAYRGAHLRGRGRAVYNTFRAAPPPPPIPTYGAVVYQDGFYGAEIYGGYAAYRYAQPAAAAAAYSDSYGRVYAAADPYHHTIGPAATYSIGTMASLYRGGYSRFTPY
- the RBFOX3 gene encoding RNA binding protein fox-1 homolog 3 isoform X2, with translation MLCSMANSGCLLVSNSGMLPHSLPCPPAFLYLQQGNQDATAPPDAMAQPYPPAQYPPPPQNGIPAEYAPPHPHPTQDYSGQSTVPEHAMTLYTPAQSHAEQPGTDASTQSIAGTQTVPQTDEAAQTDSQQLHSSDNTDKQQPKRLHVSNIPFRFRDPDLRQMFGQFGKILDVEIIFNERGSKGFGFVTFETSTDADRAREKLNGTIVEGRKIEVNNATARVMTNKKAANPYTNGWKLNPVVGAVYGPEFYAVTGFPYPATGTAVAYRGAHLRGRGRAVYNTFRAAPPPPPIPTYGAVVYQDGFYGAEIYGGYAAYRYAQPAAAAAAYSDSYGRVYAAADPYHHTIGPAATYSIGTM
- the RBFOX3 gene encoding RNA binding protein fox-1 homolog 3 isoform X3, encoding MLPHSLPCPPAFLYLQQGNQDATAPPDAMAQPYPPAQYPPPPQNGIPAEYAPPHPHPTQDYSGQSTVPEHAMTLYTPAQSHAEQPGTDASTQSIAGTQTVPQTDEAAQTDSQQLHSSDNTDKQQPKRLHVSNIPFRFRDPDLRQMFGQFGKILDVEIIFNERGSKGFGFVTFETSTDADRAREKLNGTIVEGRKIEVNNATARVMTNKKAANPYTNGWKLNPVVGAVYGPEFYAVTGFPYPATGTAVAYRGAHLRGRGRAVYNTFRAAPPPPPIPTYGAVVYQDGFYGAEIYGGYAAYRYAQPAAAAAAYSDSYGRVYAAADPYHHTIGPAATYSIGTMASLYRGGYSRFTPY
- the RBFOX3 gene encoding RNA binding protein fox-1 homolog 3 isoform X4; amino-acid sequence: MLCSMANSGCLLVSNSGMLPHSLPCPPAFLYLQQGNQDATAPPDAMAQPYPPAQYPPPPQNGIPAEYAPPHPHPTQDYSGQSTVPEHAMTLYTPAQSHAEQPGTDASTQSIAGTQTVPQTDEAAQTDSQQLHSSDNTDKQQPKRLHVSNIPFRFRDPDLRQMFGQFGKILDVEIIFNERGSKVNNATARVMTNKKAANPYTNGWKLNPVVGAVYGPEFYAVTGFPYPATGTAVAYRGAHLRGRGRAVYNTFRAAPPPPPIPTYGAVVYQDGFYGAEIYGGYAAYRYAQPAAAAAAYSDSYGRVYAAADPYHHTIGPAATYSIGTMASLYRGGYSRFTPY
- the RBFOX3 gene encoding RNA binding protein fox-1 homolog 3 isoform X1, which translates into the protein MLCSMANSGCLLVSNSGMLPHSLPCPPAFLYLQQGNQDATAPPDAMAQPYPPAQYPPPPQNGIPAEYAPPHPHPTQDYSGQSTVPEHAMTLYTPAQSHAEQPGTDASTQSIAGTQTVPQTDEAAQTDSQQLHSSDNTDKQQPKRLHVSNIPFRFRDPDLRQMFGQFGKILDVEIIFNERGSKGFGFVTFETSTDADRAREKLNGTIVEGRKIEVNNATARVMTNKKAANPYTNGWKLNPVVGAVYGPEFYAVTGFPYPATGTAVAYRGAHLRGRGRAVYNTFRAAPPPPPIPTYGAVVYQDGFYGAEIYGGYAAYRYAQPAAAAAAYSDSYGRVYAAADPYHHTIGPAATYSIGTMASLYRGGYSRFTPY